In a genomic window of Pseudodesulfovibrio sp. S3:
- a CDS encoding molybdopterin-binding protein, giving the protein MKTIHVENAVGTVLCHDITRIIPGSEKGPAFRRGHVVTEADIPTLLDIGKEHLYVFDPRDGYVHEDEAARRIAEAAAGPGITLSAPVEGKITLCAAHDGLLDIDTDILFKLNSVKDVIFGTIHTNQLVSKGRAMAGTRVIPLVVTEEIVAEAETLLRTNPPLIQVRPLKPCRVGIVTTGSEVYNGRIKDKFGPVIRTKFKGYGSTPIGQKLVSDDPAMTVEAIQDFIADGADFVVVTGGMSVDPDDQTPASIRRAGAEVVAYGAPTFPGAMFMLAKIGDVPVVGLPGCVMYYRASIFDLIIPRILAGKDVTHEDILNLGHGGFCEGCAECRYPVCGFGKGA; this is encoded by the coding sequence ATGAAAACCATACACGTTGAAAATGCCGTGGGCACCGTCCTGTGCCACGACATCACCCGGATCATTCCCGGCAGCGAAAAAGGCCCTGCTTTCCGTCGCGGCCATGTGGTCACGGAAGCGGACATTCCCACCCTGCTGGATATCGGCAAGGAGCATCTCTACGTCTTCGACCCCCGGGACGGCTACGTTCACGAGGACGAGGCCGCCCGCCGCATAGCCGAGGCAGCCGCCGGTCCCGGCATCACCCTGAGCGCCCCGGTGGAGGGCAAGATCACCCTGTGCGCCGCCCACGACGGACTGCTCGACATCGACACCGACATCCTGTTCAAACTGAACTCGGTCAAGGACGTCATCTTCGGGACCATTCACACCAACCAGCTCGTGAGCAAGGGCCGGGCAATGGCCGGCACCCGCGTCATTCCGCTGGTGGTCACCGAGGAAATCGTGGCCGAAGCCGAAACCCTGCTCCGAACAAACCCACCGCTCATTCAGGTCCGTCCGCTCAAACCGTGCCGTGTAGGCATCGTCACCACGGGCAGCGAAGTCTACAACGGCCGCATCAAGGACAAGTTCGGTCCGGTCATCCGCACAAAATTCAAGGGATACGGTTCCACCCCCATCGGCCAGAAACTCGTGTCGGACGATCCGGCCATGACCGTGGAGGCCATTCAGGACTTCATCGCGGACGGCGCCGACTTCGTGGTGGTCACGGGCGGCATGTCAGTGGACCCGGACGATCAGACGCCCGCTTCCATCCGCAGGGCCGGTGCAGAGGTCGTGGCCTACGGCGCCCCCACCTTTCCCGGTGCCATGTTCATGCTGGCAAAGATCGGCGACGTGCCGGTGGTCGGCCTGCCCGGCTGTGTCATGTACTATCGCGCCAGCATCTTCGATCTGATCATACCCCGCATCCTGGCGGGCAAGGACGTGACCCATGAGGACATCCTCAATCTCGGCCACGGCGGATTCTGCGAAGGATGCGCCGAATGCCGCTACCCGGTGTGCGGTTTCGGCAAGGGCGCCTGA
- a CDS encoding BCCT family transporter, whose translation MTREMSPRTPLPMCPPEKGGVCTVCFFGALSIILATCIPLLLFPEAGERVINTMFTFVTVEMGWLYMLFGAGTFILLMWFAFGPFSRKRLGDKIEYSTFSWIGMLFCAGVGAGIMFGGSIDWAYYAAYPMHGEPAGSLKAAQWGCAYGMFHWGPICWSIYAVLAVPIGYSYYVKRVPILNISQACTGLLGEKANGWPGKIIDILFMTGLVAGSATALGLGIPIVAAAVASVTGLEHSFALEFGTLIFVTAIFCISASLGLKKGLSNLSDFNVLIAMALLLFVFIVGPTVFLTDMAITSLGLMYSELITMATWMDPMSTSGFTKDWTVFYYAWFVAYAPFMSLFIAKISRGRTVREVVLGPVIVASLGCGCFYLVFGNFGLHLQLTGQLDVVTMVKTVKGATAIMAIADFIPMAPLYKLVFAGVTAISMATTFDAVSFALAATTTRKLTPDEEPARWNRLFWAMSLGLVPTGIMLIDGPLSVLQTASIVVGLPVLGVVCIGVASFLKEYGQTGWVEYDSAACTPHDL comes from the coding sequence ATGACAAGAGAAATGAGTCCGCGTACACCGCTTCCGATGTGCCCACCGGAAAAAGGCGGCGTCTGCACGGTATGCTTCTTCGGCGCACTGTCCATCATCCTGGCCACGTGCATTCCGCTCCTGTTGTTTCCCGAGGCAGGTGAACGGGTCATCAACACGATGTTCACATTCGTCACCGTGGAGATGGGCTGGCTGTACATGCTGTTCGGGGCCGGAACGTTCATCCTGCTCATGTGGTTCGCCTTCGGCCCCTTTTCCCGCAAGCGGCTCGGAGACAAAATCGAATACTCGACCTTTTCCTGGATCGGCATGCTTTTCTGTGCCGGTGTGGGTGCAGGCATCATGTTCGGCGGCTCCATCGACTGGGCATATTATGCGGCCTATCCCATGCACGGCGAACCCGCCGGTTCCCTCAAGGCTGCCCAGTGGGGCTGTGCTTACGGCATGTTTCATTGGGGTCCGATCTGCTGGTCCATCTATGCGGTGCTGGCCGTGCCCATCGGCTACAGCTACTACGTCAAGCGCGTTCCCATCCTGAACATTTCCCAGGCCTGTACCGGCCTGCTCGGTGAAAAGGCCAACGGCTGGCCCGGCAAGATCATAGACATCCTGTTCATGACGGGTCTCGTGGCCGGTTCCGCCACGGCCCTCGGCCTGGGCATCCCCATCGTGGCTGCGGCCGTTGCCTCGGTCACCGGGCTGGAGCACTCCTTTGCGCTGGAATTCGGCACCCTGATTTTCGTCACAGCCATATTCTGCATCTCTGCCAGCCTGGGTCTCAAAAAGGGACTGAGCAACCTCTCCGACTTCAACGTGCTCATCGCCATGGCCCTGCTCCTGTTCGTCTTCATCGTCGGCCCGACCGTCTTCCTGACCGACATGGCCATCACGTCCTTAGGCCTGATGTATTCCGAGCTCATCACCATGGCCACCTGGATGGACCCCATGAGCACCTCGGGCTTCACCAAGGACTGGACCGTATTCTACTATGCCTGGTTCGTGGCCTATGCCCCGTTCATGTCCCTGTTCATCGCCAAGATCTCCCGTGGCCGGACAGTCCGCGAAGTCGTGCTCGGCCCGGTCATCGTGGCCTCGCTGGGCTGCGGATGCTTCTATCTCGTGTTCGGCAACTTCGGCCTGCACCTTCAGCTCACCGGCCAGCTTGACGTGGTGACCATGGTCAAGACCGTCAAGGGAGCCACCGCGATCATGGCCATTGCGGATTTCATCCCCATGGCCCCCCTCTACAAACTCGTCTTTGCCGGGGTCACGGCCATCTCCATGGCCACCACCTTTGACGCGGTCTCCTTTGCACTGGCCGCCACCACCACGCGCAAACTCACCCCCGACGAAGAGCCTGCCCGCTGGAACAGATTGTTCTGGGCCATGTCCCTCGGCCTGGTTCCCACGGGCATCATGCTCATCGACGGTCCTTTGTCGGTACTGCAAACAGCGTCCATCGTGGTCGGACTGCCCGTACTCGGCGTGGTCTGCATCGGCGTCGCCTCATTCCTCAAGGAATACGGGCAGACAGGCTGGGTGGAATACGATTCCGCCGCCTGCACGCCGCATGATCTGTAA
- the yqeC gene encoding selenium cofactor biosynthesis protein YqeC: MNRIAPLSAPAAFTSPEHRLVTVIGAGGKTSLLHWIAMSRVAAGQRVVVTTTTKILPLQDVETVLLADGPDYLDRLRRALRENSCIVTAKRYDKATGKLIGLAPETVDALHHSGVADAILVEADGAARKPLKAPGPHEPVIPFQSDICIGVMGLDALGNPFSDQTVHRPEHFAGITGAALGESLSAAHMISVTMAPGGLFKGCPPNCERIVLLNKADIPGGRELVHRFKVELAGNDAARMLPWFAGSCHRQTLYRINP; this comes from the coding sequence ATGAACAGGATCGCCCCCCTGAGCGCGCCTGCCGCATTCACCTCGCCGGAACACCGGCTTGTCACCGTCATCGGAGCGGGAGGAAAGACGTCACTCCTCCATTGGATCGCCATGAGCAGGGTCGCTGCCGGGCAACGGGTGGTTGTCACCACGACCACCAAAATCCTCCCGCTCCAAGATGTCGAGACCGTCCTGTTGGCCGATGGCCCGGATTACCTGGACCGGTTGCGCCGGGCGTTACGAGAAAATTCCTGTATCGTCACAGCCAAAAGATACGACAAAGCCACAGGAAAACTCATCGGACTGGCCCCGGAAACAGTCGACGCTTTGCACCACTCCGGTGTGGCCGATGCCATCCTGGTGGAAGCTGACGGCGCAGCGCGTAAGCCGCTCAAGGCACCTGGTCCTCACGAACCCGTCATTCCGTTCCAGTCCGACATCTGCATCGGCGTCATGGGCCTGGACGCACTGGGCAATCCCTTCTCGGATCAAACAGTCCATCGCCCCGAACATTTTGCCGGGATCACCGGCGCGGCCCTTGGGGAGTCTCTCTCTGCGGCGCACATGATCAGTGTGACCATGGCCCCAGGCGGGCTGTTCAAAGGATGTCCGCCAAATTGTGAACGCATCGTCCTCCTGAACAAGGCCGACATCCCCGGCGGAAGGGAACTGGTCCACCGCTTCAAAGTCGAACTGGCCGGAAACGATGCCGCCAGGATGCTTCCATGGTTCGCAGGAAGTTGCCACCGGCAAACCCTGTACAGAATCAATCCATAA
- the yqeB gene encoding selenium-dependent molybdenum cofactor biosynthesis protein YqeB, which produces MYTMNIPTIAIRGAGDLATGVALRLYQAGLSRVLLLETPSPLAVRRTVAFSEAVYHAEMTVEGVKAVLVSSPDHLEKTWAAGDIPVLVDPQANSLPLVQPDVLVDAILAKRNLGTSKAQAPLVIGLGPGFTAGQDVHRVIETKRGHHLGRVITYGPAAPNTGIPGTIAGFSIERVHWAEHDGIFTSSFDIGHVVEKGDVFGFVNDTPVVAALSGVIRGLLRTNTPVMKRTKLADVDPRGTISYCNEVSDKALAIGGGVLEAICEHLFLRCA; this is translated from the coding sequence ATGTATACCATGAACATTCCCACCATTGCCATTCGCGGCGCAGGAGACCTCGCCACCGGTGTGGCCCTGCGGCTTTACCAGGCCGGATTGTCCCGTGTCCTGCTGCTGGAAACGCCCAGCCCTCTGGCCGTACGCAGAACCGTGGCCTTTTCCGAAGCGGTCTATCACGCTGAAATGACTGTGGAAGGCGTCAAGGCAGTACTCGTCTCGTCCCCGGATCATCTCGAAAAGACATGGGCCGCAGGGGACATCCCGGTGCTGGTCGACCCGCAAGCCAACTCCCTGCCCCTGGTGCAACCGGACGTGCTGGTGGATGCCATTCTCGCCAAACGCAATCTCGGCACCAGCAAGGCCCAGGCTCCCCTGGTCATCGGCCTCGGGCCGGGCTTCACTGCGGGACAGGACGTGCACAGGGTCATCGAAACCAAACGCGGCCACCATCTCGGGCGCGTCATCACCTACGGCCCCGCCGCCCCGAACACGGGTATCCCCGGCACCATCGCCGGATTTTCCATCGAACGTGTCCATTGGGCCGAGCACGATGGCATTTTCACCTCTTCTTTCGACATCGGCCATGTGGTGGAAAAAGGCGACGTCTTCGGCTTCGTGAACGACACCCCGGTGGTGGCGGCACTGTCCGGCGTCATCCGGGGTCTGCTCAGAACCAATACCCCGGTCATGAAACGCACCAAGCTCGCCGACGTGGACCCCAGAGGCACCATCTCCTATTGCAACGAGGTTTCCGACAAGGCTCTCGCCATCGGCGGCGGCGTCCTTGAAGCCATCTGCGAACATCTTTTCCTGCGGTGCGCATGA
- a CDS encoding nucleotidyltransferase family protein encodes MYHHSANVSGIILAAGKAARMGRDKLSLPFRGLPLLQHVVNAARNSALQDVTVVLPKGAELRRTVDLSGCNVVTSVHRDMGQAESLKTGLRSVMDHADGCMALLGDQPLITASAIDMLIGAFAQQPECWVAPVQEGMRGNPITIPSSWFPKVFELEGDTGARPLFGSPGLALRLVRIHEVGPFIDVDTEQQYQRLLANYDANTA; translated from the coding sequence ATGTACCATCATTCCGCGAACGTCTCCGGCATCATTCTCGCCGCCGGAAAAGCCGCCCGTATGGGCAGGGACAAGTTGTCCCTGCCCTTCAGGGGGCTCCCCTTGCTCCAACATGTGGTGAACGCCGCCCGCAACTCCGCCCTGCAAGACGTGACCGTGGTGCTGCCCAAAGGGGCTGAACTGCGGCGCACGGTGGACCTCTCCGGTTGCAACGTCGTCACCAGCGTCCATCGCGACATGGGCCAGGCCGAGTCTCTCAAGACCGGCCTGCGCTCGGTCATGGACCACGCCGACGGGTGCATGGCCCTTCTGGGAGACCAACCCCTGATCACGGCCTCGGCCATTGACATGCTCATAGGCGCTTTCGCCCAGCAGCCAGAGTGCTGGGTGGCCCCGGTACAGGAAGGCATGCGCGGCAACCCCATCACCATCCCGTCCTCGTGGTTCCCGAAAGTCTTCGAACTGGAAGGCGACACTGGGGCGCGGCCACTGTTCGGTTCACCCGGACTTGCCCTGCGCCTGGTCCGCATCCATGAGGTCGGACCGTTTATCGACGTAGACACAGAGCAACAATATCAACGGCTTCTTGCCAATTACGATGCAAATACAGCCTAG
- a CDS encoding xanthine dehydrogenase family protein subunit M: MKRFNHFDATSIEEAVSLLNDGEGPAYVMAGGSDLMGCLKDNLWMEAPERIVNLKTIPGLKDIHVEEDGLHVGALVTLTEAAESDTVKGQWPGLAEAARRTASPLLRNMGTIAGNICQENRCWYYRYPDKIGGRIDCVRKGGQKCLAVPGDHRYHSIFGAVNKCIAVNPSDTAPALIVLNATVKTSKRDIAIDAFFSAEMGAQSTVLGRDEIVTEIVVPLPEAGQVSAFRKIAYRKSIDFALVNCAASVSMTDGKVTAARICLNGVYNNPRRCEASEALLMGRELTEELAREAGEAAVTEAKPLLQNGFKVQMARTIVADTLMDCLK, encoded by the coding sequence ATGAAACGTTTCAATCACTTTGACGCCACCTCCATTGAAGAGGCGGTTTCTCTCCTGAACGACGGAGAAGGCCCTGCCTACGTCATGGCCGGAGGCAGTGACCTGATGGGCTGCCTCAAGGACAACCTCTGGATGGAAGCACCGGAGAGAATCGTCAACCTCAAGACCATCCCCGGCCTCAAGGACATTCACGTGGAGGAAGACGGCCTGCACGTCGGGGCGCTCGTCACCCTGACCGAAGCAGCCGAATCCGACACGGTCAAGGGACAGTGGCCCGGCCTGGCCGAAGCAGCCCGCCGCACGGCGTCTCCCCTGCTGCGCAACATGGGCACCATCGCAGGCAACATCTGCCAGGAGAACCGCTGCTGGTACTACCGCTACCCGGACAAGATCGGAGGCCGCATCGACTGCGTGCGCAAAGGCGGCCAGAAATGCCTGGCCGTTCCCGGCGACCACCGTTACCACTCCATTTTCGGCGCGGTGAACAAGTGCATCGCGGTGAACCCCAGCGACACGGCTCCTGCCCTCATCGTCCTGAACGCCACGGTCAAGACCTCCAAGCGCGACATTGCCATCGACGCGTTCTTCTCCGCCGAGATGGGCGCACAGTCCACGGTGCTCGGGCGGGATGAAATCGTCACCGAAATAGTGGTCCCCCTGCCCGAAGCCGGTCAGGTCAGCGCCTTCAGAAAAATCGCCTACCGCAAATCCATCGATTTCGCACTGGTCAACTGCGCCGCATCCGTGAGCATGACCGACGGCAAGGTCACCGCCGCACGCATCTGCCTCAACGGCGTATACAACAACCCCCGCCGCTGCGAAGCATCCGAAGCGTTGCTCATGGGCAGGGAGCTGACGGAAGAACTGGCCCGGGAGGCCGGTGAGGCCGCCGTTACCGAAGCCAAGCCCCTGCTCCAGAACGGATTCAAGGTACAGATGGCACGGACCATTGTGGCCGACACCCTCATGGACTGCCTCAAGTAA
- a CDS encoding xanthine dehydrogenase family protein molybdopterin-binding subunit, with the protein MTELTSIGKSVRQKDGRARVTGEARYYADFILPGMLRTRILRSPYPAADILSIDTTEAQAVPGVHLVMTHENYPTAFRKSLYYVGDLVAAVIADDETIAEEAMGLIRVEYEKKKFVASLEDAMKEGAPQVFEGVDNCQDWAFHAYLSDRDPETGLFKTKTPSDYNGFGDIDEGFEEADYIIDQKALKYAYCKGPAMEPRGCTADFDGTKLHVYTHSQGMHDEKLCLAQALGIPSSMVNYVAPFTGSSFGGKNAFPLDRNIASHYLMIAGLACLHLKKPVHCPYSREEEMVSGWSRGSRTDVKIGFKKDGTLTTMDMSHWQETGSGGDKYPAKNAMLATGAVLYSRNCKHLRGKIRYVNTNRQPAAGWQGYGAPEGTFAVETTMDIAAYELGIDPVELRKMNCMRAGDIDSGWDPLVYKSAFISSSGIRDCLDAGAEKLDWKNTWQHPKEKTGRIRHGMGVAIFAMGAGRPGPGNSSEAMVKIYPDGSAALVCAVADIGQGQHTVQCQIVAEVLGLPYKKIGLVCHDTDSTPFATLVANSCGTWIQGWATFEAAMDAKKQVLAMAAGVMGVAPAELELNEKGVRMINDPDRGVTFAEAFGARGHYGGIHEVTGYYVNNSPHPNGLKDGRSDQVFIPKEKGAQFISLDIDTETGMIENVLVTMAQNVGKALNPKIVAGQLSTSRHGVDNAMLGNDCIMDKRNGWLMTPNWVDYRHTTIMECDVDPIVIEKPGDPTHPFGATACGEGAACPTLAAFSNAIYNAIGVRLTQTPYTPESILIGLGKIEARGRKK; encoded by the coding sequence ATGACTGAACTGACATCCATAGGCAAATCCGTTCGCCAGAAGGACGGACGCGCCCGCGTCACGGGCGAGGCCAGGTACTACGCCGACTTCATCCTGCCGGGAATGCTCCGGACCCGCATCCTGCGCAGCCCGTATCCGGCAGCCGACATCCTCTCCATAGACACGACCGAGGCCCAGGCCGTCCCCGGCGTCCACCTCGTCATGACCCACGAGAATTACCCCACGGCGTTCCGCAAATCACTCTACTACGTCGGCGACCTCGTGGCCGCCGTAATCGCCGACGACGAGACCATTGCCGAAGAGGCCATGGGGCTCATCAGGGTCGAATACGAAAAGAAGAAGTTCGTTGCCAGCCTGGAAGACGCCATGAAGGAAGGCGCTCCCCAGGTTTTCGAGGGCGTCGACAACTGCCAGGACTGGGCATTCCACGCCTACCTGAGCGACCGCGACCCCGAAACCGGCCTGTTCAAGACAAAGACCCCGTCCGACTACAACGGCTTCGGCGACATAGACGAGGGCTTTGAAGAAGCCGACTACATCATCGACCAGAAAGCGCTCAAGTACGCCTACTGCAAAGGCCCGGCCATGGAGCCGCGCGGCTGTACCGCCGACTTCGACGGCACCAAGCTCCATGTGTACACCCACTCTCAGGGAATGCATGACGAAAAGCTCTGCCTGGCCCAGGCCCTGGGCATCCCGTCCAGCATGGTGAACTACGTGGCCCCGTTCACCGGCTCCAGCTTCGGCGGCAAGAACGCCTTCCCGCTGGACCGCAACATCGCCTCCCACTATCTCATGATCGCGGGACTCGCCTGCCTCCACCTGAAAAAACCCGTTCACTGCCCTTATTCCCGAGAAGAAGAGATGGTCAGCGGCTGGTCGCGCGGAAGCCGGACCGATGTTAAAATAGGATTCAAGAAAGACGGCACCCTGACGACCATGGACATGTCCCACTGGCAGGAAACCGGTTCCGGCGGCGACAAGTACCCCGCCAAGAACGCCATGCTCGCAACCGGCGCGGTCCTGTACTCCCGCAACTGCAAGCATCTGCGCGGCAAGATCCGCTACGTGAACACCAACAGGCAGCCCGCTGCCGGATGGCAGGGATACGGCGCCCCCGAAGGCACGTTTGCCGTGGAAACCACCATGGACATCGCCGCCTATGAGCTGGGCATCGACCCGGTGGAACTGCGCAAGATGAACTGTATGCGCGCAGGCGACATCGATTCCGGCTGGGACCCGCTGGTCTACAAATCCGCATTCATATCCTCCTCCGGCATCCGCGACTGCCTCGACGCAGGCGCGGAGAAGCTGGACTGGAAAAACACCTGGCAGCATCCGAAGGAAAAGACGGGCCGCATCCGTCACGGCATGGGCGTGGCCATCTTCGCCATGGGCGCAGGCCGCCCCGGACCGGGCAACTCCTCCGAAGCCATGGTCAAGATCTACCCGGACGGCTCGGCCGCCCTGGTCTGCGCCGTGGCCGACATCGGTCAGGGCCAGCACACCGTCCAATGCCAGATCGTCGCCGAAGTCCTGGGCCTGCCCTACAAAAAGATCGGCCTGGTCTGTCACGACACCGACTCCACACCCTTTGCCACCCTCGTGGCCAACAGTTGCGGCACCTGGATTCAGGGTTGGGCCACCTTCGAGGCCGCCATGGATGCCAAAAAGCAGGTTCTCGCCATGGCCGCAGGCGTCATGGGTGTTGCCCCGGCGGAATTGGAGCTCAATGAAAAGGGCGTCCGCATGATCAACGACCCGGACAGGGGCGTAACCTTTGCCGAAGCCTTCGGCGCGCGCGGCCACTACGGCGGAATCCACGAAGTGACCGGATATTACGTGAACAACTCACCCCACCCGAACGGACTCAAGGACGGCAGAAGCGACCAGGTGTTCATCCCCAAGGAAAAGGGTGCCCAGTTCATCTCCCTGGACATCGACACCGAGACCGGCATGATCGAGAACGTCCTGGTGACCATGGCCCAGAACGTGGGCAAGGCACTGAACCCCAAGATCGTTGCAGGCCAGCTTTCCACCTCCCGCCACGGCGTGGACAATGCCATGCTCGGCAATGACTGCATCATGGACAAACGCAACGGCTGGCTCATGACCCCCAACTGGGTGGATTACCGTCACACCACCATCATGGAATGCGACGTTGATCCCATCGTCATCGAGAAACCCGGCGATCCGACCCATCCGTTTGGAGCCACGGCCTGCGGCGAAGGCGCTGCCTGCCCCACCCTGGCCGCATTCTCCAACGCCATTTACAACGCCATCGGCGTTCGCCTCACCCAAACGCCGTACACCCCTGAAAGCATCCTCATTGGCCTGGGCAAGATCGAAGCCAGAGGGAGGAAAAAATAA
- a CDS encoding (2Fe-2S)-binding protein, with protein sequence MTEQRKKLITLTVNEEVLSIPVESHWTLSRVLRNDCHHTGTKEACGEGACGACTVLINGVAVPACMVLAVEQDGKTIETIEGLSQNGELHPIQEAWLEEYGAQCGFCSPGMIMTTKYLLSRNMTPSDDEIKEALGGNICICNNYEHIINAVRSAARKMAKEQI encoded by the coding sequence ATGACCGAACAACGAAAAAAACTCATCACATTGACAGTGAACGAAGAGGTCCTGTCGATCCCGGTGGAGTCGCACTGGACCCTTTCCAGGGTTCTTCGCAACGACTGTCACCATACCGGAACCAAAGAGGCGTGCGGCGAAGGGGCATGCGGCGCCTGCACCGTGCTCATCAACGGCGTGGCCGTACCCGCGTGCATGGTCCTGGCCGTGGAGCAGGACGGAAAGACCATCGAGACCATCGAAGGGCTGTCCCAAAACGGCGAACTCCACCCCATCCAGGAAGCGTGGCTTGAGGAATACGGCGCACAATGCGGCTTCTGTTCCCCCGGCATGATCATGACCACCAAGTACCTGTTGAGCAGGAACATGACCCCCAGCGACGATGAGATCAAGGAAGCGCTCGGCGGCAACATATGCATCTGCAACAACTACGAGCACATCATCAATGCCGTGCGCAGCGCGGCCAGGAAGATGGCAAAGGAGCAGATCTGA
- a CDS encoding DMT family transporter — MFKNQVVVGSLYALLATVLWAGAFIIARLAVGQISPMTLGATRWGMALLILSTFMLPKVKKEWPVAKTFLPQIIAAALFGVAAYSPLSYFAAQTTSAINLSLISVTTPIFIVMIAAGMGQKQSLNTWAGCIVALLGSFYLVSNGDIDQILGMHFAAGDILMLAAAVGFAVYSIILKKTPEGLSGGTIMYLMSFFAVLMLIPCVIWESTQPSMVFNMNGIVLFSITFSAICSSIIAWWTWNIGLEKAGPELCGMIYYSLPLWGGIFAFVFLGEKLNSVHFISGALIIGGIAWASRGGKKPELEAAPNQA; from the coding sequence ATGTTTAAGAATCAAGTAGTCGTTGGATCACTGTACGCTTTGCTTGCCACGGTCCTGTGGGCCGGGGCCTTTATCATCGCCCGTCTGGCTGTCGGCCAGATCTCACCCATGACCCTGGGTGCGACCCGTTGGGGCATGGCTCTGCTCATTCTCTCCACCTTCATGCTGCCGAAAGTGAAAAAGGAATGGCCCGTGGCCAAGACTTTCCTGCCGCAAATCATCGCCGCGGCACTGTTCGGTGTGGCCGCATACTCTCCGCTCAGCTATTTCGCAGCACAGACCACCTCTGCCATCAACCTGTCTCTCATTTCCGTCACCACCCCGATCTTCATCGTCATGATCGCAGCCGGAATGGGCCAGAAGCAGTCCCTGAACACCTGGGCAGGCTGTATCGTGGCCCTGCTCGGCTCCTTCTACCTCGTTTCGAACGGAGACATCGACCAGATACTCGGCATGCATTTCGCCGCCGGCGACATCCTGATGCTCGCCGCAGCCGTGGGTTTCGCCGTCTACAGCATCATTCTCAAAAAGACGCCTGAAGGCTTGTCCGGCGGCACCATCATGTACCTCATGTCCTTCTTTGCCGTGCTCATGCTCATACCCTGCGTCATCTGGGAATCCACCCAGCCCAGCATGGTCTTCAACATGAACGGCATCGTCCTGTTCTCCATCACCTTCTCCGCAATCTGCTCCTCCATCATCGCCTGGTGGACCTGGAACATCGGCCTTGAAAAGGCCGGTCCCGAGCTGTGCGGCATGATTTACTATTCCCTGCCCCTGTGGGGCGGCATCTTCGCCTTTGTCTTCCTCGGTGAAAAGCTGAACTCGGTTCACTTCATCTCCGGGGCACTGATCATCGGCGGCATCGCCTGGGCCAGCCGCGGCGGCAAAAAGCCCGAACTGGAAGCCGCCCCCAACCAAGCCTAA